From the Sulfurospirillum tamanense genome, one window contains:
- a CDS encoding tyrosine-type recombinase/integrase: MKFPLDCEENVEKSLLFWLSRFVKYKLNSLSNKELKDPKALSQVTFALTKGASSLDELDTLVKKARNAGLTGINTYFNPLKKMVELLGYHRLYSLKQIDEELIADFLASATGGLSDATKKNYRIAMLGFFGYLDRQNEDEGTSHVFDIGLKNWRGVSGSRGEKLPEFMNEEEVERFLNAIDTAAFKTNGERNRLILKLIAYTGIRVSEALHVKVREITQEHDCFVLRIRGKGNKYRVVMIKQHLIRHHLAEVIKSTPCKEGLLFCNRKGAMMTQAYVSRIVEQVLFQAGIRKAKNGAHMLRHTFATLLYRKRKDIVLVQEALGHASLNTSRIYTHFDNERLKEAANVASELKPHT, translated from the coding sequence ATGAAGTTTCCCCTCGACTGTGAAGAAAACGTTGAAAAATCCCTACTCTTCTGGCTAAGCCGTTTTGTCAAATACAAACTCAACTCCCTCTCTAACAAAGAGCTCAAAGACCCCAAGGCCCTCTCTCAGGTTACCTTTGCCCTCACCAAAGGCGCTTCTAGCTTAGACGAACTGGACACGTTGGTCAAAAAAGCGCGCAACGCAGGACTCACTGGTATCAACACCTATTTCAACCCTTTAAAGAAAATGGTAGAGCTTTTGGGCTACCACCGCCTCTACTCCCTCAAACAAATCGACGAAGAACTCATCGCGGACTTTTTGGCTAGTGCCACAGGAGGCTTGAGTGATGCCACTAAGAAAAATTACCGCATCGCCATGCTAGGCTTTTTTGGCTACCTTGACCGCCAAAATGAGGATGAGGGCACTTCGCACGTCTTTGATATTGGGCTCAAAAACTGGAGAGGCGTGAGCGGGTCGCGCGGGGAAAAACTGCCTGAGTTTATGAATGAAGAGGAAGTAGAACGCTTTTTAAACGCCATCGACACCGCCGCGTTTAAGACCAACGGTGAACGCAACCGCCTCATTTTAAAGCTCATCGCTTACACAGGCATCCGCGTCTCAGAAGCCTTACATGTAAAGGTGCGGGAGATTACCCAAGAGCACGATTGCTTCGTCTTACGCATCCGTGGCAAAGGCAACAAATACCGCGTGGTGATGATCAAACAGCACCTCATTCGCCACCATTTGGCCGAAGTGATTAAGTCCACGCCCTGCAAAGAAGGTTTACTTTTTTGTAATCGAAAAGGTGCTATGATGACGCAAGCGTACGTCAGTCGCATCGTCGAACAAGTGCTCTTTCAAGCAGGCATCCGCAAGGCCAAAAACGGGGCACACATGCTCCGCCACACCTTCGCCACCCTGCTCTACCGCAAACGCAAAGACATCGTTTTGGTGCAAGAAGCCCTTGGGCACGCGAGCCTCAACACGTCGCGCATTTACACCCATTTTGACAACGAACGGCTCAAAGAAGCCGCCAACGTGGCCAGCGAACTCAAGCCCCACACCTAA
- a CDS encoding YitT family protein gives MKIYMRLTLGCVMLALGVVGFFVPNQLLTGGTAGVALLLHYASGMSVGTWMVLINVPLLLLGFRYFGRGYVVRSIVVIGLVSVLIDVLAKVVHMPPFVVDTPLGALFGGVFIGVGLGLIIKSKTSAGGTTIIAQIVASKTELKAGQVLLILDAVVLCASLFVFEDRAKVLWSVVSIYVTSRIVDTLLTGRLDKKVVHLVTDKVEEFTKTIREELGQHGTIIQGDGLYGEHKKIILIVVEVGKLQFLRELVRKHDPGAFMIITEATEMLGRGD, from the coding sequence ATGAAAATTTACATGCGATTGACTCTTGGCTGTGTGATGCTTGCCCTTGGAGTGGTGGGATTTTTTGTGCCCAATCAGCTCCTCACAGGTGGCACAGCGGGTGTTGCCTTGCTCTTGCACTACGCAAGCGGGATGAGCGTGGGCACGTGGATGGTGCTCATTAATGTGCCGTTGTTGCTGTTGGGATTTCGGTACTTTGGGCGCGGGTATGTAGTGCGTAGCATTGTGGTGATTGGCCTAGTCTCTGTTCTTATCGATGTGTTGGCCAAGGTCGTGCACATGCCCCCTTTTGTGGTGGATACGCCCCTTGGCGCGTTGTTTGGCGGTGTGTTTATTGGGGTGGGGCTTGGACTGATTATTAAGAGTAAAACGTCTGCAGGTGGGACGACCATCATCGCGCAGATTGTGGCGAGCAAAACAGAGCTTAAGGCAGGACAAGTACTACTCATTTTGGACGCAGTGGTGTTGTGCGCGTCGTTATTTGTATTCGAAGACCGTGCCAAAGTGTTGTGGAGTGTGGTGAGTATTTATGTGACCTCGCGCATTGTAGACACCTTGCTCACGGGGCGACTGGATAAAAAAGTAGTCCATTTGGTGACAGACAAGGTCGAGGAGTTTACCAAAACCATCCGCGAAGAGCTCGGCCAACACGGCACCATCATCCAAGGCGATGGGCTGTATGGCGAGCACAAAAAAATCATTCTCATCGTCGTCGAGGTGGGTAAATTGCAATTTTTGCGCGAATTGGTACGCAAGCACGACCCTGGGGCGTTTATGATTATCACCGAAGCAACAGAGATGTTGGGGCGCGGGGATTAG
- a CDS encoding sensor histidine kinase: MNRLGIRFKLFILGFLGAFMLMGLASLALYINKEGIKNLNDVFDDTKQVHTLQSRYIAPLFRLRELSLTLVMAPNENFRSHIQTSISPLISHLDNAFSQAPNELNGLWLGYKSLLETTRSHIGQGFEEGAFINANTAERKQFFALIDTLEQNQNRQLEKSSTTFSKAQSLAQNSKNLLYIGVIVLLLVSIFVASFIASNIINSIEIVQKGLKDFFNFLSHKSDELQNEGIALESKDELGAMVKAINAQIYQIKADLLQDRKLIEEATQIVSSLKKGERDSRLIEHSNSKELNTLKLVMNEMMDDLEQKILNEINQRTDQEKLLIQQSKLAGMGNMIGNIAHQWRQPLAEINAILISLQVRHMYEDLDGEFLNSQIEKCNKITEFMSNTISDFQNFFKPSKEKEEFCVYEACHKAAMILHSSLKHYAIEFEFNADKTQTILGYPNEFSQAFLNILSNAKDVLVERQTTNPKITVTIKSGEQYVLVKVQDNGGGIATENLERIFEPYFTTKHAKQGTGIGLYMCKTIIEGNMDGVIHAQNIDDGACITIKLKLPQ; encoded by the coding sequence ATGAACCGTTTAGGGATTCGATTTAAACTATTCATCTTGGGTTTTTTGGGTGCTTTTATGCTCATGGGCCTAGCTTCGTTGGCTCTTTATATAAATAAAGAAGGGATTAAAAACTTAAACGATGTATTTGATGATACAAAACAAGTCCATACCCTCCAAAGCCGCTATATCGCGCCACTTTTTCGCTTAAGGGAACTTAGTCTTACCCTTGTTATGGCTCCAAATGAAAACTTCAGAAGCCATATTCAAACCTCAATTTCACCATTAATTAGCCATCTTGATAATGCCTTTTCTCAAGCCCCAAATGAGTTAAATGGATTATGGTTGGGCTATAAAAGCCTCCTTGAAACCACAAGAAGCCACATTGGACAAGGGTTTGAAGAAGGGGCATTTATCAACGCAAACACGGCTGAGAGGAAGCAATTTTTTGCCCTTATTGACACGCTCGAACAAAACCAAAATAGACAATTAGAAAAATCTTCTACAACATTTTCAAAAGCCCAGTCTTTGGCGCAAAATAGCAAAAACTTGCTCTATATTGGGGTGATTGTGCTTTTGTTGGTGAGTATTTTTGTAGCCTCATTTATCGCTAGTAATATAATAAATTCTATCGAAATCGTTCAAAAAGGTTTAAAGGATTTTTTCAATTTTCTAAGTCACAAAAGCGATGAACTTCAAAACGAAGGTATTGCCCTTGAGAGTAAAGACGAATTAGGCGCAATGGTAAAGGCAATTAATGCCCAAATTTATCAAATAAAAGCGGATTTATTGCAAGACAGAAAGCTTATCGAAGAAGCTACACAAATAGTTAGTTCTTTAAAAAAAGGCGAAAGAGATTCAAGATTAATTGAACACTCAAACTCAAAAGAGCTTAACACCCTAAAGCTTGTTATGAATGAAATGATGGATGATTTAGAACAAAAAATTCTAAACGAAATTAACCAAAGAACCGACCAAGAAAAACTCCTCATCCAACAATCCAAACTAGCAGGAATGGGCAATATGATAGGCAATATTGCTCACCAATGGAGACAGCCTCTAGCTGAAATCAATGCTATTTTAATCTCTTTGCAAGTGCGTCACATGTATGAGGATTTGGATGGAGAATTTCTAAATAGCCAAATCGAAAAATGCAATAAAATCACCGAATTTATGTCAAACACCATTAGTGATTTTCAAAACTTTTTTAAACCCTCCAAGGAAAAAGAGGAGTTTTGTGTATATGAGGCTTGCCATAAAGCAGCCATGATTTTGCACTCATCCCTAAAACATTATGCCATTGAATTTGAGTTTAATGCGGACAAAACTCAAACCATTCTAGGCTATCCAAACGAATTTTCCCAAGCATTTTTAAATATCCTCTCCAATGCAAAAGATGTTCTCGTTGAACGTCAAACCACAAATCCAAAAATCACAGTAACCATAAAAAGTGGTGAACAATACGTATTGGTCAAGGTTCAAGATAATGGCGGAGGAATTGCAACAGAGAATTTAGAACGAATTTTTGAGCCTTACTTTACAACCAAGCATGCAAAACAAGGTACAGGTATTGGTTTATACATGTGTAAAACTATTATCGAAGGAAATATGGATGGAGTAATACATGCTCAAAATATAGATGATGGAGCATGTATCACTATAAAACTCAAACTCCCCCAATAG
- a CDS encoding YchJ family protein has protein sequence MSASFPCPCGSKIPYAQCCEPFHVQGKAPTAEMLMRSRYSAFALNLVDYLVDTTHPDGRTKSLKEEIRLTCKRLVWTGLEVLSVWQGGERDKVGKVVFRASYVQEGKEGIHEEHSRFKRYKGAWMYVDGEVK, from the coding sequence ATGAGTGCTTCTTTCCCCTGCCCTTGCGGTAGCAAAATCCCTTACGCGCAGTGTTGCGAGCCTTTTCATGTGCAGGGCAAGGCGCCAACGGCCGAGATGCTCATGCGTTCACGCTATAGCGCTTTCGCGTTAAACCTCGTGGACTACCTCGTGGACACAACACACCCTGATGGGCGCACCAAAAGCCTCAAAGAAGAGATACGCCTTACATGTAAACGTTTAGTGTGGACGGGACTAGAGGTGTTAAGCGTCTGGCAAGGGGGCGAGCGCGACAAAGTAGGCAAGGTTGTGTTTCGTGCCAGTTACGTGCAGGAGGGCAAAGAGGGCATCCACGAAGAGCATTCGCGCTTTAAACGTTATAAAGGGGCGTGGATGTACGTGGATGGAGAGGTAAAATGA
- a CDS encoding arginyltransferase, giving the protein MNLTSTVDFSTLETTCAYLPNQNTRMQYKFIKGANAALSSALTQRGWRRFGEYYSRPQCAGCEACLSLRIDAQKFEFSKNAKRVFRKNASTRIYIRPPSVTAQHLDLYNRYHALMKEKRGWKHYHLSAQSYYELYVAGHGTFGHEILYFVDQKLVGVDLVDILEDGLSSIYFFYDPDFAHLSLGRYSLYQQILLCQRHHLRWVYLGYYVKECQSLRYKGEYTPYQILQGLPSLNQEPFWR; this is encoded by the coding sequence GTGAACCTTACAAGTACGGTTGATTTTTCTACCCTTGAGACAACCTGTGCCTACTTGCCAAATCAAAACACAAGGATGCAATACAAGTTCATCAAAGGGGCTAATGCTGCCCTCTCCTCCGCCCTTACCCAGCGCGGTTGGCGGCGCTTTGGCGAGTACTACTCCAGACCTCAATGCGCAGGGTGCGAGGCGTGTTTGAGCTTGCGCATTGATGCCCAAAAGTTTGAATTTAGCAAAAATGCAAAGCGCGTCTTTCGCAAAAATGCCTCCACGCGCATCTACATTCGTCCACCCTCAGTGACGGCCCAACACCTTGATTTGTACAACCGCTACCATGCGCTCATGAAAGAAAAACGCGGGTGGAAGCACTACCACCTCTCTGCCCAAAGTTATTATGAGCTTTATGTGGCAGGACATGGTACTTTTGGGCACGAAATTCTCTATTTTGTAGACCAGAAACTTGTTGGGGTGGATTTGGTAGACATCCTAGAGGATGGTCTCTCTTCTATCTATTTTTTCTACGACCCTGATTTTGCCCATCTCTCTTTAGGACGTTATTCTTTGTACCAGCAAATCCTTTTATGCCAACGCCACCACTTACGTTGGGTGTACTTGGGCTATTACGTCAAAGAGTGCCAAAGCTTGCGCTACAAAGGTGAGTACACGCCCTATCAAATCCTCCAAGGACTGCCTTCTTTAAATCAAGAACCCTTTTGGCGTTAA
- a CDS encoding J domain-containing protein — MQLSFTPEMVAITVKESEVYYRLQHIIDQHFPHRIGRKDKVIIFAKEEELHQRRYFLKLVAKLYKNTHPLPCTNTLKTLQEAHCTKVIKLSLAQKNQLLPNLRIPVMFDNGQAIVFDLGTNNRLLVSYLKNYFKDHLVQYRMRTHTLTVFPNDDATCMRLEKLMNERKHMAWFISFIYDAQAYAAFSQNLHVRFDRKRRFFNSLGGLLEEYFSALGCTMQDSFTKVRQQYLSLVKLYHPDRHQNSSKELERHYREKFEKIQTAYEMVKNYYQEHEAVCATA; from the coding sequence ATGCAACTGTCCTTTACGCCAGAAATGGTCGCCATTACCGTCAAAGAGAGTGAAGTCTATTATCGCCTACAGCACATTATTGACCAACATTTCCCTCATCGCATAGGGCGCAAAGACAAGGTAATCATCTTTGCCAAAGAAGAAGAGTTGCACCAACGTCGCTACTTCTTAAAACTGGTAGCCAAACTGTACAAAAATACCCACCCTCTTCCTTGTACCAACACCCTAAAAACCCTCCAAGAAGCCCATTGCACAAAAGTCATCAAGCTTTCTTTGGCGCAAAAAAATCAACTTTTGCCCAACCTGCGCATTCCAGTGATGTTTGATAATGGCCAAGCGATTGTCTTTGACCTTGGTACTAACAATCGCCTTTTGGTGAGCTATTTGAAAAATTATTTCAAAGACCATTTAGTACAGTACCGTATGCGCACCCATACGCTCACTGTTTTCCCTAATGATGATGCTACATGCATGCGTTTAGAAAAGCTCATGAATGAACGAAAACACATGGCATGGTTTATTAGTTTTATTTATGACGCGCAAGCTTATGCGGCATTTTCCCAAAATTTACATGTACGCTTTGACCGCAAGCGCCGCTTTTTTAACTCTTTGGGAGGGTTGCTGGAAGAGTACTTTTCCGCTCTTGGATGCACCATGCAAGACTCTTTTACAAAAGTGCGCCAACAATACCTTTCTCTTGTAAAGCTTTACCATCCTGACCGCCACCAAAATAGTTCAAAAGAGCTCGAACGCCATTACCGCGAAAAATTTGAAAAAATTCAAACCGCCTATGAGATGGTAAAAAATTACTATCAAGAGCACGAAGCAGTTTGCGCCACAGCATAA
- a CDS encoding SixA phosphatase family protein has product MKTLYFIRHAKSSWKDPLLSDFDRPLNKRGKTDAPVMAKRLKHHKVKPDLILCSPALRTKKTAQIIMQELDIKEKTVVFEPKLYESSFETYLELIRALPLEVKHVAIIGHNPEITLACELLADAIFGNIPTCGIVGLEFKPETFSEAGEGCAHVLFFDYPKKT; this is encoded by the coding sequence ATGAAAACACTTTACTTCATTCGGCATGCAAAATCTAGCTGGAAAGACCCTTTATTAAGCGATTTTGATAGACCACTCAATAAGCGTGGCAAAACCGACGCACCCGTCATGGCAAAGCGCCTCAAACACCACAAAGTCAAACCCGACCTCATTCTTTGCTCACCCGCCCTTCGCACTAAAAAAACAGCGCAAATCATCATGCAAGAACTAGACATCAAAGAAAAAACCGTTGTTTTTGAACCCAAACTTTATGAAAGCAGTTTTGAAACCTATCTCGAACTCATTCGAGCACTCCCGCTAGAAGTGAAACATGTGGCCATCATCGGACATAATCCCGAGATCACACTAGCTTGCGAGCTTCTTGCCGATGCGATTTTTGGCAACATCCCCACCTGCGGTATCGTAGGACTTGAATTTAAGCCCGAGACTTTTAGCGAAGCAGGGGAGGGGTGCGCCCATGTGCTTTTCTTTGATTACCCTAAAAAAACCTAA
- a CDS encoding DMT family transporter, whose amino-acid sequence MWNESVKPYVFLVLCVLFWSGNFILGRFIHEDIEPVQLAMYRWLGVLILLLPYLMRQRRAVWGALKGHFWMLLLLSFLGVTSFNTVLYVGLQDTTATNALLINSATPITIVLLSVLILKSKVRPLQVAGILFSMVGVVHLALHGEWERLATLSFGKGDIWVIVASSMWALYSVLLRFRPAGFSGYFATSVLLGSLMLYGVFWQMGYGLLDVFSFSLNAKLVIAYTVVFPSFLSYHFWHYGIANIGPEKSGQFVHLMPVFGSILAFFFLGERFYMYHLGGVALIGVGIYLSLFLGKAKA is encoded by the coding sequence ATGTGGAATGAATCAGTAAAACCTTATGTGTTTTTGGTGTTGTGTGTGTTGTTTTGGTCGGGAAATTTTATCTTGGGGCGGTTTATTCACGAGGACATAGAGCCTGTGCAGTTGGCCATGTACCGCTGGCTGGGGGTTCTCATCCTCCTCTTACCTTATCTAATGCGACAACGCAGGGCGGTTTGGGGAGCGCTCAAGGGGCATTTTTGGATGCTGTTGCTTTTGAGTTTTTTGGGGGTGACTTCCTTTAATACCGTGCTTTACGTGGGCCTTCAAGACACCACAGCGACCAATGCGCTACTCATCAATTCCGCGACGCCCATTACCATTGTCTTGCTCTCAGTTCTTATTTTGAAAAGCAAAGTACGGCCTCTTCAGGTGGCGGGCATTTTGTTTTCTATGGTGGGTGTGGTGCACTTGGCGTTGCATGGAGAGTGGGAGCGCCTTGCTACGCTCTCTTTTGGCAAAGGTGACATTTGGGTCATCGTGGCTTCGTCTATGTGGGCGTTGTATTCGGTGCTTTTGCGCTTTCGTCCGGCGGGGTTTAGCGGGTATTTTGCTACATCGGTGTTGCTAGGAAGTCTCATGCTTTATGGGGTGTTTTGGCAGATGGGGTATGGGCTTTTGGATGTGTTTAGTTTCAGCCTTAATGCCAAGCTTGTCATTGCCTACACGGTGGTGTTTCCCTCGTTTTTGTCGTATCACTTTTGGCATTATGGCATCGCGAACATTGGGCCTGAAAAGAGTGGGCAATTTGTCCACCTCATGCCCGTGTTTGGGTCGATTTTGGCCTTTTTCTTTTTAGGAGAACGCTTTTACATGTACCATCTTGGAGGTGTGGCACTCATCGGGGTGGGGATTTACCTCTCGCTCTTTTTGGGAAAGGCTAAAGCATGA
- a CDS encoding carboxylate-amine ligase: protein MDFLPWKESVAYNIGAELEVRLHEEGDMHLISAATLVLDALPLDVLPCVHPEYLASLLALKTPLCASALHVREALEDLAQKTVKCAASLGAVVATSGVHALPCDDTRQIGALRDDALACEYGILLRKFTICGLHLQVSLPSSDDALRAYNVALEHLPVFIALGANSAFFDGEETGLLGYRSKLFEQLPLAGMPDYFEEYYEMGELYRALFASQSIGCLEDVKWEVRLNPLLGALEMRACDASNDFMRIELLGVLFQALCVYAQHQGAQWFFRQILEQNRWNAIRYGLEGAFQTKNDVQTLRVYARTWIKEMERLGIFAKLGTQAYVPKLLLLLEHPTPAHLQKECFEKHRCLSEVERLGLF, encoded by the coding sequence ATGGACTTTTTACCCTGGAAAGAGAGTGTGGCGTACAACATTGGCGCGGAACTTGAAGTGCGATTGCACGAAGAGGGCGACATGCACCTCATAAGCGCCGCAACACTCGTGCTAGACGCCCTACCCTTGGACGTTTTGCCCTGTGTGCACCCTGAGTATTTGGCTTCACTGTTGGCGCTTAAGACGCCTTTGTGCGCTTCGGCGCTACATGTAAGGGAAGCTTTGGAGGATTTGGCCCAAAAAACGGTAAAATGCGCCGCATCTCTTGGGGCTGTCGTGGCCACCTCGGGCGTGCACGCCCTGCCCTGTGATGATACACGCCAAATAGGTGCTTTGCGCGATGATGCTTTGGCTTGCGAATATGGGATTTTGTTGCGTAAATTCACCATTTGTGGTTTGCATCTTCAGGTTTCTTTGCCCAGTTCTGATGACGCCCTTCGCGCGTACAATGTTGCCCTAGAGCACCTTCCTGTATTTATCGCCCTTGGGGCGAATTCTGCCTTTTTTGATGGAGAAGAAACGGGGCTTTTGGGGTATCGGAGCAAATTGTTTGAGCAGCTGCCCCTGGCAGGCATGCCCGATTATTTTGAAGAATACTATGAAATGGGCGAACTTTACCGCGCCCTTTTTGCTTCTCAGAGCATTGGGTGTTTAGAAGATGTCAAGTGGGAAGTACGCCTCAATCCTCTTCTTGGCGCCCTTGAAATGCGCGCGTGTGATGCGAGCAACGATTTTATGCGGATTGAGCTTTTGGGCGTCTTGTTTCAGGCATTGTGTGTGTATGCCCAGCATCAAGGCGCCCAGTGGTTTTTTCGGCAGATATTGGAACAAAACCGTTGGAATGCCATTCGGTACGGGCTAGAGGGGGCATTTCAGACAAAAAATGATGTCCAAACCTTGCGCGTTTACGCAAGAACATGGATTAAAGAGATGGAGCGGCTAGGGATTTTTGCCAAGCTTGGCACCCAAGCCTACGTGCCAAAGTTGCTGTTGCTACTAGAGCACCCTACGCCTGCCCATTTACAAAAAGAGTGCTTTGAAAAACACCGCTGTTTGAGTGAAGTGGAGCGGTTGGGATTATTTTAA